Proteins found in one Schistocerca serialis cubense isolate TAMUIC-IGC-003099 chromosome 5, iqSchSeri2.2, whole genome shotgun sequence genomic segment:
- the LOC126482088 gene encoding insulinoma-associated protein 1a-like, with protein MVGRTVRYCAGIPMQRADHRWRPGSCGVTAAGADTGDTCAAFRQLLSHPGGTAAAAAARVLARRPPTDPMRRGPEFRPPIAARDALPPTARARHGRANWLVASHAPRGLVPDCRRAIAGQTPSEPRRERMVPEALSRRSASAGMPRGFLVRRHDHGQLQPHRPSAMDDVAVYGFSPLSSLVERLGFEHRPPPYYLAAYSEPLVVTPTPLDLSLKPALTPITPPSTPSPSSPVRKRLHSDDAPKQQQQQSTPSKAKTAPATPKKTKAVRRLTFDEDKTSPVSGTIIRELRDDEAPLVVRKGDIDPAFNVVEITEEAKAELAKIENRIGDYICRLCREMYEDAFGLAQHRCSRIVHVEYRCPECDKVFNCPANLASHRRWHKPRPAGGALDLVVKKPAPGPASSEDAGEDGGDVFPCPACQKRFRRQAYLRKHLATHEQTASAPAPPPPP; from the exons GTCTCATCCGGGaggaacggcggcggcggcggcggcacgcgTCCTCGCGAGGCGGCCGCCGACCGACCCAATGAGGCGAGGGCCCGAGTTCCGCCCACCAATAGCCGCACGCGATGCCCTACCGCCGACTGCGCGCGCACGCCACGGGCGCGCCAATTGGCTGGTGGCAAGCCACGCCCCCCGCGGCCTAGTACCCGACTGCCGACGAGCTATAGCCGGTCAGACGCCGTCGGAGCCGCGGCGTGAGCGGATGGTGCCCGAGGCACTGAGTCGCCGCTCAGCGTCCGCGGGCATGCCGCGCGGCTTCCTGGTACGCAGGCACGACCACGGCCAGCTGCAGCCGCACAGGCCGTCGGCCATGGATGACGTCGCCGTGTACGGCTTCTCACCGCTCAGTTCGTTGGTGGAGCGGCTCGGCTTCGAGCACCGGCCGCCGCCCTACTACCTGGCGGCCTACTCGGAGCCGCTGGTCGTGACGCCGACGCCGCTCGACCTCTCGCTCAAGCCGGCGCTGACGCCAATCACGCCGCCATCCACTCCGTCGCCTAGCTCGCCAGTGCGCAAGAGGCTACACTCGGACGACGCGccgaaacagcagcagcagcagtcgacGCCGAGCAAGGCCAAGACCGCGCCGGCCACGCCGAAGAAGACCAAGGCGGTGCGCCGGCTCACCTTCGACGAGGACAAGACGTCGCCCGTGTCGGGCACCATCATCCGCGAGCTGCGCGACGACGAGGCGCCGTTGGTGGTGCGCAAGGGCGACATCGACCCCGCCTTCAACGTGGTCGAGATCACCGAGGAGGCCAAGGCGGAGCTGGCCAAGATCGAGAACCGCATCGGCGACTACATCTGCCGGCTGTGCCGCGAGATGTACGAAGACGCGTTCGGGCTGGCACAGCACCGCTGCTCGCGCATCGTGCACGTCGAGTACCGCTGCCCCGAGTGCGACAAGGTGTTCAATTGCCCCGCCAACCTGGCGTCGCACCGCCGCTGGCACAAGCCGCGGCCGGCGGGCGGCGCCCTCGACCTGGTGGTCAAGAAGCCGGCGCCCGGCCCCGCCTCCTCGGAGGACGCCGGTGAGGACGGAGGCGACGTCTTCCCGTGCCCCGCCTGCCAGAAGCGCTTCCGCCGCCAGGCCTACCTGCGCAAACACCTCGCCACGCACGAGCAGACGGCGTCCGCCCCCGCGCCACCTCCGCCCCC GTGA